The genome window TCCGGAGCTCAACCTGGATCTGGTCGTGCTGGGCCTCATTTACGATATACAGATCGATGGCGGCAAGGTGGCGGTGACCATGTCGCTGACTTCCCCCGCCTGCCCGGTCGCGGGGGAGATCGTGAACCAGGCTCGCGAAGCGGTCGAGTCGGTCGAGGGAGTGGAGGAGGCGGAGGTAGAGCTGACCTTCTCTCCGCTCTGGAGCCCGGAGAGGATTCCGCCGATGATCCGCTCGGCGTTGGGATTGTAGAGGCGCCTGACCGTGGAACGACGTGGTCAGGGGCAGGCGGCATAGGGATTGCCGCCGAGCGTGAACTCTGACTTCACGCGCAATTGACGCGGAGAGCCGTCTCCGCTTGACATTCACCGGAGGAGGACACGATGCGGAAGGGGAGCGCCCTCGCGCGATGGACGGCAGGGATGATGATGGTTGCGTTGACCGCCGCCTGTGGCGGGGGGGATGCGCCGGAAACTGGCGGCGATGCCAGCGCTCCTGCCGGGGCACCGTCCGAAGCGCCTGGTGCTGCCGCAACTGGAGGTGACGCGACCGCCGCGCCCTCGGCGGACACGGGTGCCGCCGCGGCGCCGGCAGGGGGTGATGCCCAACTGGTTTCGCAGGGGCAGCAGATCTACGCGAGCTCGGTCTGCGTGAGTTGCCATGGTGCGAACGCCGCCGGCACGCCACTGG of Longimicrobiaceae bacterium contains these proteins:
- a CDS encoding metal-sulfur cluster assembly factor; its protein translation is MMVTEAAVKKALRAVKDPELNLDLVVLGLIYDIQIDGGKVAVTMSLTSPACPVAGEIVNQAREAVESVEGVEEAEVELTFSPLWSPERIPPMIRSALGL
- a CDS encoding c-type cytochrome, with amino-acid sequence MRKGSALARWTAGMMMVALTAACGGGDAPETGGDASAPAGAPSEAPGAAATGGDATAAPSADTGAAAAPAGGDAQLVSQGQQIYASSVCVSCHGANAAGTPLAPNLTDDEWLWVDTAGDMQAQVAEIIRTGVSQPKDPAHVAPMPPYGGGAPLDDSQVQALAAYVVSLSE